TGACGGGAACTTCGCCAGATGTCAGCGCGCTTGCATACAGTGACAGAACTGTTCATCACGCTAGTCGCCGCGGCGGACGCCGCGAGGCGGGGCGAGATTTTTCCAGCGATCGAAGGGACGTACATGCCCATGGGTCACACGGCCACGCAACAGGCCGGTACCGGCGGCCTGACAGCGACCGAGCACCGCCTGGCCAACGGCCTGCGGGTGGTGCTCTCCGAGGACCATCTGACCCCGGTCGCCGCGGTCTGCCTCTGGTACGACGTCGGCTCGCGCCACGAAGTCAAGGGCCGTACCGGCCTCGCCCACCTCTTCGAGCACCTCATGTTCCAGGGCTCGGCGCAGGTCAAGGGCAACGGCCACTTCGAGCTGGTGCAGGGCGCGGGCGGCTCGCTCAACGGCACCACCAGCTTCGAGCGCACCAATTACTTCGAGACCATGCCGGCCCACCAGGTGGAGCTGGCCCTGTGGCTCGAGGCCGACCGGATGGGGTCGCTGCTGACCGCCCTCGACGAGGAGTCGATGGAGAACCAGCGCGACGTCGTCAAGAACGAGCGCCGCCAGCGCTACGACAACGTGCCCTACGGCACCGCGTTCGAGAAGCTGACGGCCATGGCCTACCCCGACGGCCACCCGTACCACCACACCCCGATCGGCTCGATGGCCGACCTGGACGCCGCCTCCCTGGAGGACGCGCGCGCCTTCTTCCGCACGTACTATGCGCCGGGCAACGCCGTCCTGTCGGTCGTCGGCGACATCGACACCGAGCAGACGCTCGCCTGGATCGAGAAGTACTTCGGCTCCATCCCCGCCCACGACGGCAAGCAGCCGCCGCGCGACGGCAGCCTTCCCGACGTCATCGGCGAGCAGCTGCGCGAGGTCGTGCGCGAGGAGGTCCCCTCCCGCGCCCTGATGGCCGCCTACCGTCTGCCGCACGACGGCACCCGTGAGGCCGACGCCGCCGACCTCGCCCTCACCGTCCTCGGCGGCGGCGAGTCCTCCCGGCTCCACAACCGCCTGGTCCGCCACGACCGCACCGCCGTCGCCGCCGGCTTCGGCCTGCTGCGGCTCGCCGGCGCCCCCTCGCTCGGCTGGCTGGACGTCAAGACGTCCGGCGGCGTCGAGGTCCCGGACATCGAGACCGCCGTCGACGAGGAGCTGGCCCGCTTCGCCGCCGAGGGGCCGACCCCGGAGGAGATGGAGCGCGCCCAGGCCCAGCTGGAGCGCGAGTGGCTGGACCGGCTCGCCACGGTCAGCGGCCGCGCGGACGAACTGTGCCGCTACGCGGTCCTGTTCGGCGACCCGCAGCTCGCCCTCAGCGCGGTCGACCGGGTCCTGGACATCACCGCCGAGGAGGTGCGGGAGGTCGCCGCGGCCCGGCTGCGCCCCGACAACCGCGCCGTGCTGGTGTACGAGCCGACCGCCCCCGAGGCCGACGAGAACGCAGGAAACGCAACGGAAAGCGAGACGGCCCAGTGAGCGACGCCGCACCCGCGAGCAGCACGCGGACCGCAGGCCCTTCGATGGACTTCCACCCCCGGCCGCAGCCCGGCGAGGCCACCCCGTGGGCCTTCCCGGCCCCCGAGCGCGGTGAGCTGCCCAACGGCCTCACCGTGCTGCGCTGCCACCGCCCCGGCCAGCAGGTCGTCGCCGTCGAGATCAACCTCGCGGCGCCCCTGGACGCCGAGCCGCAGGGGCTCGACGGCGTCGCCACGATCATGGCGCGCGCCCTGTCCGAGGGCACCGACCGGCACACCGCCGAGGAGTTCACGGCCGAGCTGGAGCGCTGCGGGGCCACCCTCGACGCGCACGCCGACCACCCCGGCGTCCGGGTCTCGCTGGAGGTCCCCGCTTCCCGGCTGCCCAAGGCGCTCGGTCTGCTCGCCGACGCCCTGCGCGCCCCCGCGTTCCCCGACGGCGAGGTCGAGCGCCTCGTCCGCAACCGGCTGGACGAGATCCCGCACGAGCTGGCCAACCCCGCCCGCCGGGCCGCCGTGGCGCTCTCCAAGGAGCTCTTCCCCGCCGAGTCGCGGATGTCCCGCCCCCGCCAGGGCACCGAGGAGACCGTCGAGCGCATCGACGCCGCCGCCGTCCGCGCCTTCTACGAGGCGCACGTCCGCCCCGCCACGGCGACCGCCGTGGTCGTCGGCGACTTCACCGGTGTCGACCTCGACAAGGCGCTGGCCGAGTCCCTCGGCGCGTGGACCGGCTCCGCAGCCGAGCCCCGGCCCGTACCGCCGATCACCGCGGACGACTCCGGCCGCGTCGTGATCGTCGACCGCCCCGGCGCGGTGCAGACCCAGCTCCTCATCGGCCGGATCGGCGGCGACCGGCACGACCGCGTCTGGCCCGCCCAGGTGCTCGGCACGTACTGCCTCGGCGGCACCCTCACCTCCCGCCTGGACCGCGTCCTGCGCGAGGAGAAGGGCTACACCTACGGTGTGCGCTCCTTCGGCCAGGTGCTCCGCTCGGCGCCCGACGGCACCGGCGCCGCGATGCTCGCCATCAGCGGCTCCGTCGACACCGCGTCCACCGGACCGGCGCTGGCCGACCTGTGGACCGTGCTGCGCACCCTGGCCGCCGAGGGGCTGACCGACGCCGAGCGCGACGTCGCCGTGCAGAACCTCGTGGGCGTCGCCCCGCTCAAGTACGAGACGGCCGCCGCCGTCGCGGGCACGCTCGCCGACCAGGTCGAGCAGCACCTCCCGGACGACTTCCAGGCGCACCTGTACGAGCGCCTCGCGGAGACGGGCACCGTGGAGGCCACCGCGGCCGTCGTGAGCGCGTTCCCGGCCGACCGCCTCGTGACGGTCCTCGTCGGTGACGCCGCGGAGATCCTGGAGCCCGTCAAGGCACTGGGCATCGGAGCGGTGACGGTCGTCCAGGGCTGACGGCACGTCGGAGCGGTGACCGGTCGCGGCCGGGTGCGGTCGGCAGCGCCCGCACGGGACGGCCAACTGGTCAGCAGATAAGCGCATAAGGGAGGCACGCGGGGCCAACGGGGCTCGCGTGCCTCCCTTATGTCCGTTTTGAAGGAGAGGTTGCACGTCTGGAGTGTGGCGTACGACACAAAACCTCGGTTCTGTTTGTCGATCGAAACGCACCCCGATTAGCGTCAGTCCGGCTGACCGTCAGATGTGAGTCGCATCCGCGGCACCGGTCAGTCATCGCCGAGTCCCCAATGGCGCGAGCCAGGGGAGCCGGGGACCCACAGTCCCTGGGGTGAATCGGGTCCCTTCCCGGAGGGAGCCGTAGGAGACCTTCCTGCTCCGAACCCGTCAGCTAACCCGGTAGGCGAGAAGGAAGGAAAGGAATGGCCACACCCATGGCGTTCATAGGTGCCACTGGCAAGCATCGTCGTCCGAGCCGCGCCGTCCGCGTGAGCGCGAACGTGGCGGGCATCGCCACGCTCACCGCCACCGGTGTGGTCGCCGGCTTCGCCGCTCCGGCGATCGCCGCCACCGACGACGCCCCGCGCGTCCAGGACACCGGCCTCACCCAGGCCGTCGTCATGGGTGACGAGACCGCCGACCGGATCGACGCCCAGGCCGACACCCAGCAGAGCGCCGCCTACGAGGCCGAGGCGCGGCTGAAGGCGGAGGCCGACGCGAAGCAGAAGGCCGCGGACGCCAAGCAGCGCGCGGACGAGGCCAAGCGCAAGGCCGAGGCCGAGCGCGCCGAGAAGGAGCGCGCCGCCCGCGACGAGGAGCGCAAGCGTCTCAACGCCTACGTCTCCCCGATCGACGGCAGTTACGTCTCCACCTCCTACAAGGCCTCCAGCGGCCTGTGGTCCTCCGGCAGCCACACCGGCGTCGACTTCCACGCCGCCGAGGGCTCGACGGTGCAGTCCGTGGGCGCCGGCACCGTCGTCGAGGCGGGCTGGGGCGGCGCGTACGGCAACAACGTCGTCATCAAGCACAACGACGGCACCTACACGCAGTACGGCCACCTCTCCTCGATCAGCGTCAGCGCCGGCCAGACGGTCACCGCGGGGCAGCAGATCGGCATCTCCGGCTCCACGGGCAACGTCACCGGCCCGCACCTGCACTTCGAGGCCCGTACGGGTGCCGACTACGGCTCCGACATCGACCCCGTCGCCTACCTGCGCGCGCACGGCGTCAGCGTCTGACCGTCGCCTCCGGGGCGCAAGTCCCGCACTCATCTTTCGCGAAGGCCCCGGCTCCGGCCGGGGCCTTCGCGTTGGCCGGACGCGTCGACCAGGCGTATCCACCGGCCCGTTGGCCAAAAAATAGCCATGGATTCCGGTCTCCCATCGGAAATCCCCGGCTATTGCCATAGAGTCGCCGAACAGACGTCAATCGGCCGCGTTTCGCGGGGATTAAGGCGGAGGTTCACCGATGTGGGGCCCCACGTGACCGGCAATGGCGACGCAGTGCGAGAAGGCGGCCGCATTTCCGCGCACGCCGTGTGCGCGGCGATCCGCGACGACATCGTCTCCGGGGCCCACCCGCCCGGCAGCCGGCTCATCGAGGAGTTACTGGCCCGTCGTTACGGCGTCTCCCGGGTGCCGGTGCGCGAAGCCCTGCGCACCCTCGCCTCCGAAGGGTTCGTGACCACCCGCCGGCACGCCGGGGCGTGCGTCGCCGAACCCAGTGAGCGGGAAGCCGCCGATCTCCTCGACGTCCGGGCCCTGCTGGAGCCGCTCGGTGCCGCACGCGCCGCGCAGCGCCGCACGGAGGCCCATCTGAAGGTGCTGCGCGGACTGGTCAGGCTCGGGCAGGAGCGCGCCCGGGGCGGCCGTACGGCGGAACTGCGCCCGCTGGGCGACTGGTTCGACGAGACCCTCGCCCAGGCCTCCGGCAGCCCCAGCCTCGCCGCTCTGCTGACCCAGCTACGACTGAAGATCGCCTGGGTCTACGCACCGGAGACCCCGCTGCGGCCCGTCGAGGTCTGGGACGCCCACGGGGCCCTCGTCGACGCCGTCGCCCGGGGCGACGCGGAGCGGGCCCGGGCGCTGGCCGAGGCACGGGCCGGCCGGCCGCCGGGTGAATACCGACTGCGCCGGGCGGTGCGTGTGGGGCGGGCCGGGCGAGTGAGAAATCCGAAACAATCCGTAAACACGGTGAGCGCTCGCTCTTAACAAGAATCCGCTATTCAAGGCGCCGCCGAGGGCGCGGGGCCGGTATTTCCGGGTGCGGCTTCAGGCCTCATATGCCCGCGCAAAACAAACGGGTCCGTGCAAACGAAAAGCGGGGCCGCGACGGCCTCAATCGGCCGCCGCGGCCCCGCCGGGCGCGATGCGCGGTGAATCAGACGGTCTCCGGGAGCTCCTCGAGCCCCTCGGCGACCAGCTTGGCCAGACGGTCGAGCGCGGCCTCGGCGCCTTCCGCCTCGGTGGCGAGGACGATCTCCTCGCCGCCCTGGGCGCCCAGGCCCAGCACGGCCAGCATCGACGCGGCGTTGACGGGGCTGCCGTCGGCCTTGGCGATCGTCACGGGGACGCCGGCGGCCGTCGCCGCACGGACGAAGATCGACGCGGGACGGGCGTGCAGGCCCTCGGCCCAGCCGACGTTGACGCGGCGCTCAACCATGGTGTTGCCCTTCAAGTCGCTATTGGTTGTCTAGACCAGTGTCTCACGGGGGTGGCGGTGCTCCGGTGTGGTGCTCCCCACGACACCTCGGGCGACACCTCGCACGACACCCCGGACGAACGTCCGGCCGCCTCCCGGGTGACAACCGCCCCCGCGCCCTTGCCGCAAGGGGGGTGAGCCGGGACCGTTGTCGGTCCCCGGTCGTACGCTGACCCCATGCAGACGCCGTCCGAGCACGCGTACCCGACCCACTGGGAAGCCGACGTCGTGCTGCGCGACGGCGGCACCGCCCAGGTCCGCCCCATCACCCCCGACGACGCGGGCCGCCTGGTCAGCTTCTACGAACAGGTGTCGGACGAGTCGAAGTACTACCGCTTCTTCGCGCCCTACCCCCGGCTCTCCGACCGGGACGTGCACCGATTCACCCACCACGACTACGTCGACCGGGTGGGCCTGGCCGCCACCGTCGGGGGCGAGTTCATCGCCACCGTCCGCTACGACCGCATCGACGCCCGGGGCATGCCCGCCACCGCCCCCGCCGACGAGGCCGAGGTCGCCTTCCTCGTCCAGGACGCCCACCAGGGCCGCGGTGTCGCCTCCGCCCTGCTCGAACACGTCGCGGCCGTCGCCCGCGAGCGCTCCATCCGGCGCTTCGCCGCCGAGGTGCTGCCCGCCAACACCAAGATGATCAAGGTGTTCACGGACGCGGGGTACACCCAGAAGCGCAGCTTCGAGGACGGCGTCGTCCGTCTCGAGCTGGACCTCGAACCCACCGACCGGTCCCTCGCCGTCCAGCGGGCCCGCGAGCAGCGCGCCGAGGCCCGCTCCGTCCAGCGCCTCCTGGCCCCCGGCTCCGTCGCCGTCATCGGCACGGGCCGCGAGCCGGGCGGCATGGGCCGCACCGTCCTGCGCAATGTGCTGGCGGGCGGCTTCACGGGGCGCGCGCACGCGGTCAACCGGGCCTTCCCCGAAGGGCTTTCCGTCCTCGAACCCGAAGGCGTCCCCGCCCACCGCTCGGTCCTCGACATCACCGACCCCGTCGACCTCGCCGTCGTCGCCGTGCCCGCCGCCGCGGTGCCGTCCGTCGTCGCCGAGTGCGGCGAGCACGGCGTCCAGGGCCTCGTCGTCCTCTCCGCCGGATACGCCGAGAGCGGCCCCGACGGCCGCGCCCGCCAGCGCGAGCTGGTCCGCCAGGCCCGCTCGTACGGCATGCGCATCATCGGCCCCAACGCCTTCGGCCTCATCAACACCGCCGAGGGCGTCCGGCTCAACGCCTCCCTCTCGCCCGAGCTGCCCGCGGCCGGGCGGCTCGGGCTGTTCAGCCAGTCCGGCGCGATCGGCATCGCCCTGCTCTCCGGGCTGCACCGGCGCGCCGCCGGACTGGTCGGCGTCTCCACCTTCGTCTCCGCGGGAAACCGCGCCGACGTCTCCGGCAACGACTTCCTCCAGTACTGGCACGACGACCCCGACACCGACGTCGCCCTCATGTACCTGGAATCGATCGGCAATCCCCGGAAGTTCACCCGCCTCGCCAAGCGCACCGCGGCCCGTAAGCCGGTCGTCGTCGTCAAGGGCGCCCGCCACGGCGGCGCGG
The window above is part of the Streptomyces syringium genome. Proteins encoded here:
- a CDS encoding GntR family transcriptional regulator, producing the protein MTGNGDAVREGGRISAHAVCAAIRDDIVSGAHPPGSRLIEELLARRYGVSRVPVREALRTLASEGFVTTRRHAGACVAEPSEREAADLLDVRALLEPLGAARAAQRRTEAHLKVLRGLVRLGQERARGGRTAELRPLGDWFDETLAQASGSPSLAALLTQLRLKIAWVYAPETPLRPVEVWDAHGALVDAVARGDAERARALAEARAGRPPGEYRLRRAVRVGRAGRVRNPKQSVNTVSARS
- a CDS encoding M23 family metallopeptidase gives rise to the protein MAFIGATGKHRRPSRAVRVSANVAGIATLTATGVVAGFAAPAIAATDDAPRVQDTGLTQAVVMGDETADRIDAQADTQQSAAYEAEARLKAEADAKQKAADAKQRADEAKRKAEAERAEKERAARDEERKRLNAYVSPIDGSYVSTSYKASSGLWSSGSHTGVDFHAAEGSTVQSVGAGTVVEAGWGGAYGNNVVIKHNDGTYTQYGHLSSISVSAGQTVTAGQQIGISGSTGNVTGPHLHFEARTGADYGSDIDPVAYLRAHGVSV
- a CDS encoding M16 family metallopeptidase, producing the protein MDFHPRPQPGEATPWAFPAPERGELPNGLTVLRCHRPGQQVVAVEINLAAPLDAEPQGLDGVATIMARALSEGTDRHTAEEFTAELERCGATLDAHADHPGVRVSLEVPASRLPKALGLLADALRAPAFPDGEVERLVRNRLDEIPHELANPARRAAVALSKELFPAESRMSRPRQGTEETVERIDAAAVRAFYEAHVRPATATAVVVGDFTGVDLDKALAESLGAWTGSAAEPRPVPPITADDSGRVVIVDRPGAVQTQLLIGRIGGDRHDRVWPAQVLGTYCLGGTLTSRLDRVLREEKGYTYGVRSFGQVLRSAPDGTGAAMLAISGSVDTASTGPALADLWTVLRTLAAEGLTDAERDVAVQNLVGVAPLKYETAAAVAGTLADQVEQHLPDDFQAHLYERLAETGTVEATAAVVSAFPADRLVTVLVGDAAEILEPVKALGIGAVTVVQG
- a CDS encoding HPr family phosphocarrier protein, whose translation is MVERRVNVGWAEGLHARPASIFVRAATAAGVPVTIAKADGSPVNAASMLAVLGLGAQGGEEIVLATEAEGAEAALDRLAKLVAEGLEELPETV
- a CDS encoding M16 family metallopeptidase; the protein is MPMGHTATQQAGTGGLTATEHRLANGLRVVLSEDHLTPVAAVCLWYDVGSRHEVKGRTGLAHLFEHLMFQGSAQVKGNGHFELVQGAGGSLNGTTSFERTNYFETMPAHQVELALWLEADRMGSLLTALDEESMENQRDVVKNERRQRYDNVPYGTAFEKLTAMAYPDGHPYHHTPIGSMADLDAASLEDARAFFRTYYAPGNAVLSVVGDIDTEQTLAWIEKYFGSIPAHDGKQPPRDGSLPDVIGEQLREVVREEVPSRALMAAYRLPHDGTREADAADLALTVLGGGESSRLHNRLVRHDRTAVAAGFGLLRLAGAPSLGWLDVKTSGGVEVPDIETAVDEELARFAAEGPTPEEMERAQAQLEREWLDRLATVSGRADELCRYAVLFGDPQLALSAVDRVLDITAEEVREVAAARLRPDNRAVLVYEPTAPEADENAGNATESETAQ